Proteins found in one Paralichthys olivaceus isolate ysfri-2021 chromosome 19, ASM2471397v2, whole genome shotgun sequence genomic segment:
- the LOC109632273 gene encoding NF-kappa-B inhibitor alpha-like, with translation MDVHRVSNHGQMDYNFDNMGPKQGKGLPCQDDRFDSGLDSLKEDELVSEFEDMRVDSRDHSQECEPWRSAVTEDGDTPLHLAIIHEATEHALQMIKLSHNHPFLNIQNHQRQTALHLAVITEQPLLVEKLLKAGCDPRLADNCGNTALHIACKRGSLACFGLITQNCQQHLTSMVSFPNYNGHNCLHLASINGYISLVENLVRLGADINTQEQCSGRTALHLAVDLQNPTLVHCLLDLGADVNCMNYGGFTAYHLTYGRQNEEIRCQLFERTAQELRELPESESDESDMEELDLSEDELYDDIKFGK, from the exons ATGGACGTACACAGAGTGTCTAACCACGGTCAAATGGATTATAACTTCGACAACATGGGCCCTAAGCAGGGGAAGGGGCTGCCGTGCCAAGACGACCGCTTCGACAGCGGCCTGGACTCCCTGAAGGAGGACGAGCTGGTGAGCGAGTTTGAGGACATGAGAGTGGACTCGCGGGATCACTCGCAGGAATGCGAGCCGTGGAGGAGTGCGGTGACTGAGGATGGTGACAC GCCTCTCCACTTGGCCATCATTCACGAAGCTACTGAACATGCTCTCCAGATGATCAAGCTGTCACACAATCACCCCTTCCTCAACATCCAGAACCACCAGAGACAG ACGGCCCTCCATCTAGCAGTGATCACAGAGCAGCCCCTGTTGGTGGAGAAGCTCCTGAAGGCCGGCTGTGACCCAAGGTTGGCAGATAACTGCGGCAACACGGCCCTCCACATCGCCTGCAAGAGAGGCTCCCTCGCCTGCTTCGGCCTCATCACACAAAACTGCCAGCAGCACCTCACCTCCATGGTGTCCTTCCCCAACTACAATG gtCACAACTGTCTCCACTTGGCATCCATTAACGGCTACATTTCATTGGTGGAAAACCTTGTTAGGCTGGGTGCAGACATCAACACACAG GAACAATGCTCTGGACGAACGGCCCTCCACTTGGCCGTGGATCTCCAGAACCCCACGTTGGTTCACTGCCTCCTTGACCTTGGTGCTGACGTCAACTGCATGAACTATGGCGGCTTCACGGCGTACCACCTCACCTACGGGCGCCAGAACGAAGAAATACGTTGCCAGCTGTTTGAAAGGACAGCACAGGAGCTGAGGGAGCTGCCTGAGAGCGAATCGGATGAGAGCGACATGGAGGAACTGGACCTGTCGGAAGACGAG TTGTACGATGACATAAAGTTTGGAAAGTAA
- the brms1lb gene encoding breast cancer metastasis-suppressor 1-like protein-A has protein sequence MPVHSREKKESNHEEMEVDYPEQDGSSTDEEDTVSSSVSEDGDSSEMDDEDCERRRMECLDEMTTLEKQFTDLKEQLYKERLSQVDIKLQEVMAGCAQEYLEPLANLQENMQIRTKVAGIYRELCLDSVKNKYECEIQAACQHWESEKLLLFDTVQSELEEKIRRLEEDRHSIDITSELWNDGLHSRKNKKKDPFCPVKKKKPVVVSGPYIVYMLQDLDILEDWTAIRKAMASLGPHRVKVDVPAVKPDRHHHVARSEDGRLFYDNQWYCRGQAICINRKDEYPTSAIITTINNDEVWFKRLDGTKSKLYISQLQKGKYTIKHS, from the exons ATGCCGGTTCACTCCcgggagaagaaagaaagtaaccacgaggagatggaggtggaCTACCCGGAGCAGGACGGCAGCAGCACGGACGAGGAGGACACAGTGAGCTCCTCCGTGTCTGAAGATGGAGACAGCTCCG AGATGGATGATGAGgactgtgagaggaggaggatggagtgtCTGGATGAGATGACCACGCTGGAGAAGCAGTTCACTGACCTGAAGGAGCA GTTGTACAAGGAGCGCCTGAGCCAGGTGGACATCAAGCTACAGGAGGTAATGGCTGGCTGTGCCCAAGAGTACCTGGAGCCTTTAGCCAACCTGCAGGAGAACATGCAGATCAGGACTAAAGTGGCTG GGATCTACAGGGAGCTGTGTTTGGATTCGGTGAAGAATAAGTACGAGTGTGAGATCCAGGCAGCCTGCCAACACTGGGAG AGTGAGAagttgctgctgtttgacacTGTGCAAAGTGAACTGGAGGAAAAGATAAGAAGATTGGAAGAGGACAGACACAGTATTGATATTACCTCAG AGTTGTGGAACGATGGATTGCACTCAcggaaaaacaagaagaaagacCCGTTCTGCCCTGTCAAGAAGAAGAAGCCTGTTGTAGTCTCTG GACCTTATATTGTTTACATGCTGCAAGATCTGGATATTCTTGAAGACTGGACTGCAATAAGAAAG GCGATGGCATCACTGGGGCCACACAGGGTGAAGGTGGATG TTCCTGCAGTCAAGCCTGACAGGCATCACCATGTAGCGCGCTCGGAGGACGGTCGACTTTTCTATGACAACCAGTGGTACTGCAGGGGACAGGCCATCTGTATCAACAGGAAGGACGAGTACCcgacaag CGCCATCATCACCACAATCAACAATGACGAGGTGTGGTTCAAACGACTAGACGGCACCAAGTCAAAGCTGTACATCTCCCAGCTGCAGAAAGGCAAATACACTATCAAGCACTCATAA